The DNA sequence CATGTAGACCGGCATGCCGATTTTGCTTGCGGGCCCTGCAATGGCGGCTAACTCACCTTGGCTATGGATGAACTTGCAATCGATGTAGTTGAACAGCACCAGCGCATCGACTTGTCCATCGCGTTTGCCGGATGTCAGTACCTGGATCCAGAAGTCCTCATCGTCGAGGTAGATGCGGGTCAGCCAGCTGGATTGACCAAGCTCTATAACACCCTCTGCGAAGGCGTTTTGCGCTGTCGGTAGCATCACCTTGGTGGCCCCCTCAAACAGCAAGCTCAGACCGGGATCAATTGAGACCATCGCGCCCTGCCCAAGGCCAAGTGGCCCCTTTGGCAAAGGCGCGGTGTTCGTACTAGGCGTTGGCGATTCGAGGCCGAGAAGCCGCTTGAAGAAGCTCATCAGATGTCACCAGCGATGCGTTTGTTGGCGATATAGAAGATCTCTCCTGCACACACCTGGGTATCGGAGGGAGGATTGATCAGGAGCCTGTCCTCGCCTTCAGCCTTGTAGGCAATGACGGTTGCGTTGTGACGATCTTTCATGGAAGCGAAAAGCTCGCCAAATGACCACTGGATGCCAGGGTTGAGCGTTGCACGGTATTGGGTGGCGCCGCTTCCCACAGTGAGCAGTTCGGTGATGAGCTCGGAGGAGCCAGGGTCTTGGGAGGAGCGCACCAGCATCTCGACAGACATACTGGACGTGCACTCCAGACCGGGCGCATAGCTTCGAGCCAAGTCAGCCTTTTGAGAATCACTGAAGTGGGCCACAACGTGGCCTCGAGGTTGAAGTTTATGCACGGCCAAGACTACGGCCAGCGTCTGGTCATCAGTTTCTGTTCGGATCAGAACGCGCTCCGCCGTCGACACTCCGGCACGGGCCAGCAAGCAGGGCGAACTCAGATTTTCACCACGAACAAAGGACGCCCTCCCTCCCATTGGATTCTCGTCCAGGCCGGTTGCGCAGATGACTATCAGGTGATCGTTGGATACATCGTCCTGATGCAGCAGGTTGATGATTTCTTCACTGCTCTGCCCAAGCCATCCGATCAGGACGGTGTGGCCGGACTGTTTTTCGAAACTGCCGTTTCCCTTCACTTGGCGCCTCCAGAGTTCGATTATGGAGTTGGTCGTTTTGCCAATGACGGCCGTCAGCAGTGCGATGCCGCCGACCATCATCCAGATGGCAACAAAGATCCTGCCAGCCGGACCTTGAGGGGAAAGATCCCCATAGCCCACCGTCATGGCAGTCGTGATGTAGAAGTAGAAGAAGGTCGTCGGATCTCCGACGAGGTGTTTCTCGCCTGCGTACCACAGGCCAATGTACGCAACGGCGAAGTGGACTAGAACTGCCAGCACGAGCGCCATCCACGTGAATCTGACGAGCACGGTAGCTGCAACCTGCCGAAGAAGCAGAAAGATCGACATAGGCCAATATCCGTAATTTGAAATTTGAGTTTCGAGACGCCAACCCGGAACCTTGCAGATGCAATGAGATTCAGCGAGCTCTATCAGCGCCTCTTTCGGTACGGGTTTTGAGGACCAATGCTTCTACAGTTGCATAGCGTCCGATGCCATACCCGAGTATCACCATCGAGAGAACTGCATAGGGGATGGCGTTAGAAAGCACATGACCAAACGGGCCATGCAGGAAGGGAGACAGGAAAACCCCGGCTACACCTCCTGCGCTTCGCGGCTGTAGGCCAAACGCACCCAGAGGGAATCCGAGGAGAGCGTTACCGAGTTGTAACGCGAGCATAACCACGAGTAGCGCAGCGACGATGCGCAAGGCTTTTCCATTTGCCAAGGACGTTTCCTTCTAGCGAGACTCGCTGGCCGGGATAACCCGGCCGGCGACCGACACCTGGTTACTGCTGAGCTGAGCCTTTCAAACGGGCCAGTACAGACTGGGCACTGTTCTCGTCGGCGATGATGTTGGCCTCCCGCAGACGCTTGTCCAGATCACTGCCATCGGCATGAGCCGCGAGCTCTTCATGCGCATTGAGGGTCGCCTCGCGCTCATCTTGGCGCTGCTTGAGACGGTTGAGGGTCATAACTGCGGTTTCCAGCTTGCCATTTGCCTGGCCGCTGGACAGGGTAGCGCTGACCTGGGCCTTCTGCACGGTTTCGCGGGCCTTGGCCATGTCCACCTGCGTACGCAAACCATTGATCCGGGACTGTGCCTTCTCGATGTCAGAACGCATCCGGGCGATGCCACCCTGCAGCTGCTGGTGCGCTTCGCGCTTGAGCTGGAGCTTGCCCTCGATCTCGCCGATTCGGCCAGCGATTT is a window from the Pseudomonas anuradhapurensis genome containing:
- a CDS encoding ion channel, with the translated sequence MSIFLLLRQVAATVLVRFTWMALVLAVLVHFAVAYIGLWYAGEKHLVGDPTTFFYFYITTAMTVGYGDLSPQGPAGRIFVAIWMMVGGIALLTAVIGKTTNSIIELWRRQVKGNGSFEKQSGHTVLIGWLGQSSEEIINLLHQDDVSNDHLIVICATGLDENPMGGRASFVRGENLSSPCLLARAGVSTAERVLIRTETDDQTLAVVLAVHKLQPRGHVVAHFSDSQKADLARSYAPGLECTSSMSVEMLVRSSQDPGSSELITELLTVGSGATQYRATLNPGIQWSFGELFASMKDRHNATVIAYKAEGEDRLLINPPSDTQVCAGEIFYIANKRIAGDI
- a CDS encoding PspA/IM30 family protein, with amino-acid sequence MDNNQSLWRKLLTALRGKGTEIGEAIADRQAITILDQEIRDADSAIRSAQNELATLMGKEKLASKELAELQCTIGDLEEKAKKSLAANREDLALEIAGRIGEIEGKLQLKREAHQQLQGGIARMRSDIEKAQSRINGLRTQVDMAKARETVQKAQVSATLSSGQANGKLETAVMTLNRLKQRQDEREATLNAHEELAAHADGSDLDKRLREANIIADENSAQSVLARLKGSAQQ
- a CDS encoding DUF2491 family protein, which codes for MSFFKRLLGLESPTPSTNTAPLPKGPLGLGQGAMVSIDPGLSLLFEGATKVMLPTAQNAFAEGVIELGQSSWLTRIYLDDEDFWIQVLTSGKRDGQVDALVLFNYIDCKFIHSQGELAAIAGPASKIGMPVYMHDGHAYYREWGSSEGQTELVDLVERVANPNESYEVQHRSMLYSRDIGLTDRKELLLFSVEESEQGAVCVTTSLGVNLFSSDLQST